One genomic segment of Kiritimatiellia bacterium includes these proteins:
- a CDS encoding EamA family transporter: MAGHLWLLIGIVLFSSVEVATKWVGRGIPPLWLAVVRFSLTGLLLLGPAWLALRRREERLSLRDAGRFVVLALIGVTLSIGLYHLAIPRMRANSAAILFSANPAFVVLFSPWLLGERPGRRKIAGMLCGLAGVALFLSRPAAGLDTRAGIALMTGSLVLFALYTVLAKRDLPRFGPFPILSLAGLAGSAFLVPLAWRMEGPPGPALAHVNWPGLVYLVFFATAIAYVAYFKGLHRLGAARGSFYFFLKPVLASLFARLWLGETLTPQLILGAAFVLAGLALTMAPAIPKRQAC, encoded by the coding sequence ATGGCCGGCCATCTTTGGCTGTTAATCGGCATCGTTCTTTTCAGCTCGGTCGAGGTCGCGACCAAGTGGGTCGGCCGTGGCATCCCGCCGCTGTGGCTGGCCGTCGTTCGTTTTTCACTGACGGGGCTTCTGTTGCTGGGCCCGGCGTGGCTGGCCCTGCGCCGGCGCGAGGAACGGCTCTCGCTCCGCGACGCCGGCCGATTCGTCGTCCTGGCGCTGATCGGTGTGACGCTGTCCATCGGGCTCTACCACCTGGCGATCCCGCGGATGCGCGCCAACTCGGCGGCGATCCTGTTCAGCGCCAACCCGGCGTTCGTCGTGCTGTTTTCACCCTGGCTGCTCGGGGAACGGCCCGGGCGGAGAAAAATCGCGGGCATGCTCTGCGGGCTGGCGGGCGTCGCGCTGTTCCTGTCCCGGCCCGCGGCGGGACTGGACACGCGGGCGGGCATTGCGCTGATGACCGGCTCCCTGGTTCTGTTCGCCCTCTACACCGTGCTGGCCAAGCGGGACCTGCCACGCTTCGGGCCCTTTCCGATCTTGAGCCTGGCGGGCCTCGCGGGCAGCGCATTCCTGGTTCCCCTCGCCTGGCGGATGGAGGGACCGCCCGGCCCCGCCCTCGCGCACGTGAACTGGCCGGGGCTTGTTTACCTGGTTTTCTTCGCCACGGCGATCGCGTACGTCGCCTACTTCAAGGGATTGCACCGCTTGGGCGCGGCACGCGGCTCGTTCTACTTCTTCCTCAAGCCGGTGCTGGCCTCGCTGTTCGCGCGGCTCTGGCTGGGTGAAACGCTGACGCCTCAACTGATTCTCGGCGCGGCCTTCGTGCTGGCCGGCCTGGCGCTGACCATGGCCCCGGCGATCCCGAAACGGCAGGCCTGCTGA